A stretch of the Macrobrachium nipponense isolate FS-2020 chromosome 23, ASM1510439v2, whole genome shotgun sequence genome encodes the following:
- the LOC135202235 gene encoding alcohol dehydrogenase class-3-like: MSSTEGKVIKCKAAVAWAKDQPLSIEEIEVDPPKSREVRVKIRATGVCHTDVSGKRAILPFVRFPAVLGHEAAGVVESVGSAVTSFHVGDHVLTIFLPHCQQCPACKSPDQNLCEKFMVPSESVGLLFDGTTRMRCNGKTLYHFLGTSTYSEYTVVDESQVVKVNKAAPLDKISILSCGVATGYGSPIKICKVKPGSTCAVFGLGTVGLGAVMGCRVQGAKRIFGIDINKDKEEIARTFGVTDFLNPNDHQKPIHEVLIEATGGGCDFTFECIGIPEVLQSAINACKTGGQSAIVGVPAEGKTVTFDPYKLLYGRVWTGGFYGGFKPKNDVPGLVDDYMQKKIMLDEFISTTMPIDDVNKSFDLLLQGKIVKAVLYFNSGDFK, encoded by the exons ATGTCTAGCACTGAAGGAAAG GTTATCAAGTGTAAGGCGGCAGTGGCTTGGGCCAAGGATCAGCCGCTCTCCATCGAAGAGATAGAAGTGGATCCTCCGAAATCGAGGGAAGTTCGGGTCAAG ATCCGGGCAACAGGCGTTTGCCATACCGACGTGAGCGGGAAAAGGGCCATTCTGCCTTTCGTGCGATTTCCAGCTGTTCTGGGACACGAGGCAGCTGGAGTTGTAGAGAGCGTTGGATCAGCTGTCACCTCTTTTCATGTCG GTGACCACGTCTTGACAATTTTCCTGCCCCACTGTCAGCAGTGCCCTGCGTGCAAGTCCCCTGATCAGAATCTGTGCGAGAAGTTCATGGTTCCTTCCGAATCCGTCGGGTTACTGTTCGATGGTACGACGAGGATGAGGTGCAACGGGAAGACGCTCTACCACTTCTTGGGAACTTCCACTTACTCGGAATACACAGTCGTTGACGAGAGTCAGGTGGTCAAG GTGAACAAAGCCGCCCCACTGGACAAGATTTCTATTCTGAGTTGCGGAGTGGCCACCGGTTACGGCAGTCCCATCAAGATCTGTAAG GTGAAGCCAGGCTCGACCTGCGCAGTCTTCGGTCTGGGCACCGTCGGTCTTGGCGCAGTCATGGGATGCAGAGTTCAGGGAGCCAAGCGAATCTTTGGGATTGACATTAATAAAGATAAGGAGGAAATAG CGAGAACATTTGGAGTGACAGATTTCCTCAACCCAAACGACCACCAGAAACCAATCCACGAAGTCTTGATAGAGGCAACCGGTGGAGGCTGTGACTTCACTTTCGAGTGCATCGGGATCCCGGAAGTTCTTCAGTCAGCTATCAACGCCTGCAAAACTGGCGGTCAAAGTGCCATAGTCGGCGTTCCAGCGGAAGGAAAAACTGTGACCTTTGACCCCTATAAGCTGCTCTATGGACGCGTCTGGACGGGAGGATTCTACGGAG GATTTAAACCCAAGAATGACGTCCCAGGTCTCGTAGACGATTATATGCAGAAGAAGATCATGCTGGACGAGTTCATTTCGACAACAATGCCCATAGACGACGTCAACAAATCTTTCGACTTGCTGCTCCAAGGGAAAATCGTCAAGGCAGTTCTGTATTTCAACTCTGGTGACTTCAAATAA